A part of Streptomyces sp. NBC_01235 genomic DNA contains:
- a CDS encoding ABC transporter permease: MAVEHPVTAPSGDQTRIHNIGYRSYDGPRLGRAYARRSLYSQSLRGAYGLGRSVKSKVLPMLLFVVMCVPAAIMVAVAVATKAKELPVDYTRYAIIMQAVISLYVASQAPQSVSRDLRFKTVPLYFSRPIETADYVRAKFAALASALFVLTAAPLLVLYVGALLAKLDFADQTKGFAQGLVSVALLSLLFAGLGLVIASVTPRRGFGIAAVIAVLTISYGAVSTLQAIADAQNSTGSIAWIGLFSPVTLIDGVQSAFLGATSAFPGGIGPSNGEGVVYVLVVLGLIAASYGLLIRRYRKVGL, encoded by the coding sequence ATGGCAGTTGAGCACCCGGTCACCGCCCCCTCGGGCGACCAGACCCGTATCCACAACATCGGCTACCGCAGCTACGACGGCCCCCGCCTGGGCCGCGCCTACGCCCGCCGCTCCCTCTACTCGCAGTCCCTGCGCGGCGCGTACGGCCTCGGCCGCTCGGTGAAGTCCAAGGTGCTGCCCATGCTGCTCTTCGTGGTGATGTGCGTGCCCGCGGCCATCATGGTCGCCGTCGCGGTCGCCACGAAGGCCAAGGAACTGCCCGTCGACTACACGCGCTACGCGATCATCATGCAGGCCGTCATCAGCCTGTACGTCGCCTCGCAGGCGCCCCAGTCCGTCTCGCGCGACCTGCGCTTCAAGACCGTGCCGCTGTACTTCTCGCGGCCCATCGAGACCGCGGACTACGTGCGCGCCAAGTTCGCGGCGCTGGCTTCGGCGCTCTTCGTCCTCACCGCGGCCCCGCTGCTGGTGCTGTACGTGGGAGCGCTGCTGGCCAAGCTCGACTTCGCCGACCAGACCAAGGGATTCGCTCAGGGACTCGTCTCCGTGGCACTGCTCTCACTGCTCTTCGCCGGCCTCGGCCTGGTCATCGCCTCGGTGACCCCACGGCGCGGCTTCGGCATCGCCGCCGTCATCGCCGTCCTGACGATCTCCTACGGCGCCGTCTCCACGCTCCAGGCCATCGCCGACGCGCAGAACAGCACCGGTTCCATTGCCTGGATCGGCCTGTTCTCGCCGGTCACGCTCATCGACGGCGTGCAGTCGGCGTTCCTGGGCGCCACCTCCGCCTTCCCGGGCGGAATCGGCCCCTCCAACGGAGAGGGCGTGGTCTACGTCCTCGTCGTCCTCGGCCTGATCGCCGCGAGCTACGGCCTCCTGATCCGCCGCTACCGGAAGGTGGGCCTGTGA
- a CDS encoding LLM class flavin-dependent oxidoreductase: protein MSLRLSTVILPYLRWNEGGRSAWTRAEQLGFHTAYTYDHLSWRSFRDGPWFGAIPTLTAAASATERLRLGTLVTSPNFRHPVTLAKELISLDDISGGRVTLGIGAGGTGFDATALGQEPWTPRERADRLAEFVPLLDRLLTEDSVSYEGDHYSAHEARNIPGCVQRPRLPFAVAATGPRGLRLAAQYGQAWVTTGDPRLYENGTPEQSVQAIRGQAEKLADACAERGRDVKELDKILLTGFTPDRGRPLGSLDAFVDFAGRHQELGFTEIVIHWPIPDSDFAADEKVFEQIAMGAAAQLR from the coding sequence ATGAGTCTGCGCCTGAGCACCGTGATCCTCCCGTACCTGCGCTGGAACGAGGGCGGCCGTTCCGCGTGGACGCGGGCCGAGCAGCTCGGCTTCCACACCGCGTACACCTACGACCACCTGTCCTGGCGCAGCTTCCGCGACGGCCCGTGGTTCGGCGCGATCCCGACGCTGACCGCCGCCGCGTCCGCCACCGAGCGCCTGCGTCTGGGCACGCTGGTGACCTCGCCGAACTTCCGGCACCCGGTCACCCTCGCCAAGGAGCTGATCTCCCTGGACGACATCTCCGGCGGCCGGGTGACCCTGGGGATCGGCGCGGGCGGCACCGGGTTCGACGCCACCGCCCTCGGCCAGGAGCCGTGGACCCCGCGCGAGCGCGCCGACCGGCTCGCCGAGTTCGTACCGCTGCTGGACCGGCTGCTCACCGAGGACTCCGTGTCCTACGAGGGCGACCACTACTCGGCGCACGAGGCGCGCAACATCCCCGGCTGCGTCCAGCGCCCCCGGCTGCCCTTCGCGGTCGCCGCGACCGGACCGCGCGGGCTGCGGCTCGCCGCGCAGTACGGGCAGGCATGGGTGACCACGGGCGACCCCAGGCTGTACGAGAACGGCACCCCCGAGCAGTCGGTTCAGGCCATTCGCGGGCAGGCCGAGAAGCTCGCCGACGCCTGTGCCGAGCGCGGGCGGGACGTGAAGGAGCTGGACAAGATCCTGCTCACCGGGTTCACCCCGGACCGGGGCCGACCGCTGGGTTCCCTGGACGCCTTCGTCGATTTCGCGGGCCGGCACCAGGAGCTCGGCTTCACGGAGATCGTGATCCACTGGCCCATCCCGGACTCCGACTTCGCCGCGGATGAGAAGGTCTTCGAGCAGATCGCCATGGGGGCAGCGGCTCAACTGCGCTGA
- a CDS encoding peptidoglycan DD-metalloendopeptidase family protein, whose amino-acid sequence MRSPRRRTLLVPALLCAAAVLAARPTAADGEPGDGPDSGISAQVARLYEDAAVATQRYESGRREAEGEQGQARRLEALLARERRETAVLREELGRIARAQYRGGGGLPVAAQMLLAGSPDQLMRGQHVFSQANLAVDNAIGRSRRAEARLAADEAKAVEAWRAVERRNAGLVRLKKDIDGKLEQARWQLQGQADASVAAGSCRGAVRLDQPPTHFAADWVAPVETYTLSAGFGSGGSHWANRHTGQDFAVPIGTPVRAVGAGRVVRVSCGGAFGIEIVVRHADGYFTQYAHLAAVTVDQGDSVSTGQWIGQSGTSGNSTGPHLHFEVRVTPELGSGVDPVPWLAAHGAPVG is encoded by the coding sequence ATGCGCTCACCTCGCCGCCGCACCCTGCTCGTTCCGGCTCTGCTGTGCGCGGCCGCGGTGCTCGCGGCGCGGCCCACGGCGGCCGACGGGGAGCCCGGCGACGGCCCGGACTCCGGGATCAGCGCGCAGGTGGCCCGGCTGTACGAGGACGCGGCGGTGGCGACGCAGCGGTACGAGTCGGGGCGCCGCGAGGCGGAGGGGGAGCAGGGGCAGGCCCGCCGGCTGGAGGCACTCCTCGCCCGTGAACGGCGGGAGACCGCCGTGCTCCGCGAGGAGCTGGGCCGTATCGCACGCGCCCAGTACCGCGGCGGTGGCGGGCTGCCGGTCGCCGCGCAGATGCTCCTCGCGGGCAGCCCGGATCAGCTGATGCGCGGTCAGCACGTCTTCTCCCAGGCGAATCTCGCCGTCGACAACGCCATCGGCAGGAGCCGGCGGGCGGAGGCGCGGCTGGCCGCGGACGAGGCGAAGGCCGTCGAGGCCTGGCGGGCGGTGGAGCGGCGCAACGCAGGACTCGTCCGGCTGAAGAAGGACATCGACGGCAAGCTCGAACAGGCGCGATGGCAGTTGCAGGGGCAGGCGGACGCCTCGGTCGCCGCGGGTTCCTGCCGTGGCGCCGTGCGGCTCGACCAGCCGCCGACGCACTTCGCGGCCGACTGGGTCGCGCCGGTCGAGACGTACACCCTGTCTGCGGGCTTCGGCAGCGGCGGTTCGCACTGGGCGAACCGGCACACCGGTCAGGACTTCGCGGTGCCGATCGGCACGCCTGTGCGGGCGGTCGGCGCGGGTCGTGTGGTGCGGGTGTCCTGCGGGGGCGCGTTCGGGATCGAGATCGTGGTGCGGCACGCCGACGGCTACTTCACGCAGTACGCCCATCTCGCCGCTGTCACCGTCGACCAGGGCGACAGCGTGAGCACCGGGCAGTGGATCGGGCAGTCGGGCACGTCCGGCAACTCGACCGGCCCGCATCTGCACTTCGAGGTGCGGGTGACGCCCGAGCTGGGCTCGGGGGTGGACCCGGTGCCGTGGCTTGCGGCACACGGGGCGCCTGTCGGCTAG
- a CDS encoding SGM_3592 family protein produces MADDKPVSGGHGRSEGEVWDDLVLDEDFIRAAETSEPSARARMLAARWRAEKPEPQPWRSDDPPAGWFFSKARRRRWRRR; encoded by the coding sequence ATGGCGGACGACAAGCCGGTGAGCGGCGGTCACGGGCGGTCCGAGGGCGAGGTCTGGGACGACCTCGTCCTGGACGAGGACTTCATACGGGCCGCCGAGACGTCCGAGCCGTCCGCCCGGGCCCGGATGCTGGCCGCGCGCTGGCGGGCGGAGAAGCCCGAGCCGCAGCCGTGGCGGTCCGACGACCCGCCGGCAGGCTGGTTCTTCAGCAAGGCGCGTCGACGCAGGTGGCGCCGCCGGTAG
- a CDS encoding ABC transporter permease gives MYDPTVARLTYRALLGRRRALILGALPLLLIAISVVVRGLAGADDQTASDLLGGLALATMVPIIGVIAGTGAIGPEIDDGSVVYLLSKPLKRPTIIFTKLIVAVAVTMVFSALPTLIAGFILNGNGQQIAVAYTVAALVSSIAYAAVFLLLGTVSRHAVVFGLVYALVWEALFGSLVPGARTLSVQQWSLAVAHKVAGGDRVTSDVGLTTATVLLVVVTVLATWYAGQKLRALTLAGEE, from the coding sequence ATGTACGACCCCACAGTCGCCCGGCTCACCTACCGGGCCCTGCTCGGCCGACGCAGGGCCCTCATCCTGGGCGCCCTGCCCCTGCTGCTGATCGCGATCTCCGTGGTCGTGCGCGGCCTCGCCGGAGCCGACGACCAGACGGCGTCCGACCTGCTCGGCGGGCTCGCGCTCGCCACGATGGTGCCGATCATCGGAGTCATCGCCGGCACGGGCGCGATCGGCCCGGAGATCGACGACGGCTCCGTGGTGTACCTGCTGTCCAAGCCGCTGAAGCGGCCGACGATCATCTTCACCAAGCTGATCGTGGCCGTCGCGGTGACGATGGTGTTCTCCGCGCTGCCCACGCTCATCGCCGGCTTCATCCTCAACGGCAACGGCCAGCAGATCGCCGTCGCCTACACGGTGGCCGCGCTGGTCTCCTCCATCGCCTACGCGGCCGTCTTCCTGCTGCTGGGCACGGTGTCACGGCACGCGGTGGTCTTCGGCCTCGTCTACGCCCTCGTCTGGGAGGCCCTGTTCGGCTCCCTGGTGCCGGGTGCGCGCACGCTCAGCGTCCAGCAATGGTCGCTGGCCGTCGCCCACAAGGTGGCCGGCGGGGACCGCGTCACCTCGGACGTCGGACTGACGACGGCGACGGTGCTGCTGGTCGTGGTGACCGTACTGGCCACCTGGTACGCAGGACAGAAGCTGCGGGCGCTGACGCTGGCGGGCGAGGAGTGA
- a CDS encoding HAD family hydrolase, which produces MSDAAPAKGFPYRLIATDLDGTLLRSDQSISRRTRDALAAATAAGAAHIVVTGRGVPWTRHILDDLGYDGLAVCGQGAQVYDAGEHRLLTSVTLDRQLAGVALAKIEAEVGPLYLAASRGGLDGDVLVGPGYAVTGALPSTPFTDASDLWSAPLNKIYIQHPELSDDALAEAARQAAGGFVTVAMAGEGIVELLPLGLSKATGLSLAARRLGLKAADTIAFGDMPNDIPMFAWSAHGVAMANAHDELKAVANEVTSSNEDDGIAVTVERLLG; this is translated from the coding sequence GTGAGCGACGCGGCTCCCGCCAAGGGGTTCCCCTACCGCCTGATCGCGACCGATCTCGACGGGACGCTGCTGCGTTCCGACCAGTCGATCTCGCGGCGTACCCGTGACGCCCTCGCCGCTGCCACCGCGGCGGGCGCCGCGCACATCGTGGTGACGGGCCGCGGGGTCCCGTGGACCCGGCACATCCTCGACGACCTCGGCTACGACGGCCTCGCGGTCTGCGGCCAGGGCGCGCAGGTGTACGACGCCGGCGAGCACCGTCTGCTGACGTCGGTGACGCTGGACCGGCAGCTGGCCGGCGTGGCGCTGGCGAAGATCGAGGCGGAGGTCGGCCCGCTGTACCTGGCGGCGAGCCGTGGCGGCCTGGACGGAGACGTACTGGTCGGGCCCGGTTACGCGGTCACCGGCGCACTCCCGTCGACGCCGTTCACGGACGCGTCCGACCTCTGGTCCGCGCCGCTGAACAAGATCTACATACAGCATCCCGAGCTGTCCGACGACGCGCTCGCCGAGGCCGCCCGGCAGGCCGCAGGCGGCTTCGTCACGGTCGCGATGGCCGGCGAGGGCATCGTGGAGCTGCTCCCCCTGGGCCTCTCCAAGGCCACGGGCCTCTCCCTGGCGGCCCGCCGCCTGGGCCTGAAGGCCGCCGACACGATCGCCTTCGGCGACATGCCCAACGACATCCCGATGTTCGCCTGGTCCGCCCACGGCGTGGCCATGGCCAACGCCCACGACGAACTCAAGGCAGTGGCGAACGAGGTGACGTCGTCCAACGAGGACGACGGGATCGCGGTGACGGTGGAGCGGTTGCTCGGCTGA
- a CDS encoding ABC transporter ATP-binding protein, whose product MIATESLSKRFPRVTALDRLSVDVGPGVTGLVGANGAGKSTLIKILLGLSPATEGRAEVLGLDVASKGAAIRERVGYMPEHDCLPPDVSATEFVVHMARMSGLPPTAARERTADTLRHVGLYEERYRPIGGYSTGMKQRVKLAQALVHDPQLVFLDEPTNGLDPVGRDEMLGLIRRIHTDFGISVLVTSHLLGELERTCDHVVVVDGGKLLRSSSTTDFTQTTTTLAIEVTDTDDHPDGTRAVREALHARGVDVLDGNSGLPGAGHVLLLTAQGEDTYDVVRDVVADLGLGLVRMEQRRHHISEVFTDGDATNDQQRKEAVGHGS is encoded by the coding sequence GTGATCGCGACCGAAAGCCTGAGCAAGCGGTTCCCCCGGGTGACCGCTCTTGACCGGCTCTCCGTGGACGTCGGGCCCGGTGTGACCGGGCTCGTCGGAGCCAACGGGGCCGGCAAGTCCACACTGATCAAGATCCTCCTGGGTCTGTCGCCCGCCACGGAGGGCCGAGCCGAGGTGCTCGGCCTCGACGTCGCGAGCAAGGGCGCCGCCATCCGCGAGCGGGTCGGCTACATGCCGGAACACGACTGCCTGCCGCCCGACGTCTCGGCCACCGAGTTCGTCGTGCACATGGCCCGCATGTCCGGCCTGCCGCCCACCGCGGCGCGCGAGCGCACCGCGGACACCCTGCGCCACGTTGGGCTGTACGAGGAGCGCTACCGCCCCATCGGCGGCTACTCGACCGGCATGAAGCAGCGCGTGAAGCTCGCCCAGGCCCTCGTCCACGATCCGCAACTGGTCTTCCTGGACGAGCCGACCAACGGCCTCGACCCGGTCGGCCGGGACGAGATGCTGGGCCTGATCCGCCGTATTCACACCGACTTCGGCATCTCGGTCCTGGTCACCTCGCACCTGCTGGGCGAACTGGAGCGCACCTGCGACCACGTCGTGGTCGTCGACGGCGGCAAGCTCCTGCGCTCCAGCTCCACCACCGACTTCACCCAAACCACGACCACCCTCGCGATCGAGGTCACCGACACCGACGACCACCCGGACGGCACCCGCGCGGTCCGCGAGGCGCTCCACGCGCGCGGGGTGGACGTCCTGGACGGGAACAGCGGCCTGCCGGGCGCCGGCCACGTCCTGCTGCTGACCGCACAGGGCGAGGACACGTACGACGTCGTCCGGGACGTGGTCGCCGACCTCGGCCTCGGCCTGGTGCGCATGGAACAGCGCAGGCACCACATCTCCGAGGTCTTCACGGACGGCGACGCCACCAACGACCAGCAGCGGAAGGAGGCCGTCGGCCATGGCAGTTGA
- a CDS encoding RNA 2'-phosphotransferase codes for MNEKDRDERRTVKVSKYLSKHLRHQPERIGLTLDEAGWVEIDELIAACAAHGFPFTRDELDHVVAANDKKRFAIDGTRIRASQGHSVDVDLGLPSATPPAYLYHGTVARNLDAIRTEGLRPMNRHDVHLSSDRETATRVGARRGRPVVLSVDAGAMHRDGHVFHVSANGVWLTKAVPPRYLRFPEHH; via the coding sequence ATGAACGAAAAGGACAGAGACGAAAGACGCACCGTGAAGGTGTCGAAGTACCTCTCGAAGCATCTGCGGCACCAACCCGAGCGCATCGGCCTCACCCTCGACGAGGCCGGCTGGGTGGAGATCGACGAGCTCATCGCCGCGTGCGCGGCGCACGGCTTCCCCTTCACCCGGGACGAACTGGATCACGTCGTCGCCGCCAACGACAAGAAGCGCTTCGCGATCGACGGCACCCGGATCCGCGCCAGCCAGGGCCACAGCGTCGACGTCGACCTCGGACTGCCCTCGGCGACCCCGCCGGCGTACCTCTACCACGGGACCGTGGCCCGCAACCTGGACGCGATCCGGACCGAGGGGCTGCGACCCATGAACCGGCACGATGTGCACCTCTCGTCCGACCGGGAGACCGCCACCCGGGTCGGCGCCCGCCGGGGCCGACCCGTGGTCCTCTCCGTCGACGCGGGGGCCATGCACCGTGACGGCCATGTCTTCCACGTCAGCGCGAACGGGGTGTGGCTGACAAAGGCCGTACCGCCGCGGTATCTGCGATTTCCCGAGCACCACTGA
- a CDS encoding M24 family metallopeptidase, which translates to MTTAPTAVTRELSAELRGFRRVQRLAYSCAQAVAADLRPGVTEREATRMQRDWLGERGVRDWFHLPFAWFGDRTAFTGFRIPLQFFPTNRRLEPGMPFILDLAPVHEGYTADIGYSGALGSHPVQEKLMADLEAHRELILREVRERRSLREIYADVDRLMVRQGYANRHRAYPFGVIAHKVDRVGERRFSPRLFGFGTQSLRGLASDALHGHREGWSPLWSPYRFSDHPPRPGLWAVEPHLGFRGTGAKFEEILVITDSKDPEESAFWLDDDLPHVRRWAEAKAAGKADGR; encoded by the coding sequence ATGACGACGGCACCGACGGCGGTGACACGCGAACTCTCCGCCGAGCTGCGGGGGTTCAGGCGGGTGCAGCGGCTGGCCTACTCATGCGCGCAGGCCGTCGCCGCCGACCTCCGACCGGGTGTGACGGAGCGCGAGGCGACGCGGATGCAGCGGGACTGGCTGGGCGAGCGGGGTGTGCGCGACTGGTTCCACCTGCCGTTCGCCTGGTTCGGGGACCGCACGGCGTTCACCGGCTTCCGGATCCCCTTGCAGTTCTTCCCGACGAACCGCCGGCTGGAGCCCGGGATGCCGTTCATCCTGGACCTGGCGCCGGTCCACGAGGGCTACACGGCGGACATCGGCTACTCGGGCGCGCTCGGCTCCCACCCGGTGCAGGAGAAGCTGATGGCCGACCTGGAGGCGCACCGGGAGCTGATCCTGCGCGAGGTGCGCGAACGCCGGTCGCTGCGCGAGATCTACGCCGACGTCGACCGCCTCATGGTCCGCCAGGGCTACGCCAACCGGCATCGCGCGTACCCCTTCGGCGTGATCGCCCACAAGGTGGACCGGGTTGGGGAGCGCCGCTTCTCGCCCCGGCTGTTCGGGTTCGGCACGCAGTCCCTCAGGGGCCTGGCGTCCGACGCGCTGCACGGCCACCGCGAGGGCTGGTCGCCCCTGTGGTCGCCGTACCGCTTCTCCGACCATCCGCCGCGGCCGGGCCTGTGGGCGGTCGAACCCCACCTCGGATTCCGGGGTACGGGCGCGAAGTTCGAGGAGATCCTCGTCATCACCGACTCGAAGGACCCCGAGGAGAGCGCCTTCTGGCTGGACGACGACCTGCCGCACGTGCGGCGCTGGGCGGAAGCGAAGGCGGCAGGGAAGGCGGACGGAAGGTGA
- a CDS encoding SDR family oxidoreductase: MLEGARERRVRTGGIELCVAELGDPERPTVVLVHGYPDSKEVWSEVASRLADRFHVVLYDVRGHGRSGAPKPLRGGFTLEKLTDDFLAVVDAVSPGRPVHLVGHDWGSVQSWEFVTVPRTEGRIASFTSMSGPSLDHFGHWINKRLTRPTPRRVGQLLGQGAKSWYVYLLHAPALPELAWRGPLGKRWPGILRRIEKMPGDDYPTASLPSDAAHGAWLYRDNIRSRLRRPRPDAYAYAHAPVQLITPLGDRFLSERLYDELEEWVPWLTRHTLPAGHWIPRTRPDLLASWIDDFVTSVEKEREDAAGGEAREYDGGPVRKGAADRYAERFGGQLVLVTGAGSGIGRATAFAFAEAGARVIAVDRDAESAARTAEMSRLIGAPEAWAEAVDVSDEQAMEKLAAKVHTDYGVVDVLVNNAGIGLSGSFFDTTSEDWRRVLDVNLWGVIHGCRLFGRRMAERGQGGHIVNTASAAAYLPSKVLPAYSTSKAAVLMLSECLRAELAGQGIGVSAICPGLVNTGITSTATFVGVDAEEERRRQKRSARAYGLRNYPPEKVADAILRAVALNEAVVPVTPEAKASYALSRFLPKALRALARVGPPL, encoded by the coding sequence ATGCTGGAGGGCGCGCGTGAGCGCCGGGTGCGGACCGGCGGGATCGAGCTGTGCGTGGCCGAGCTGGGGGACCCCGAGCGGCCCACGGTCGTCCTGGTGCACGGCTATCCGGACAGCAAGGAGGTGTGGTCCGAGGTCGCGTCCCGGCTGGCCGACCGCTTCCACGTGGTGCTGTACGACGTTCGGGGCCACGGCCGTTCCGGCGCGCCGAAGCCGCTGCGGGGCGGCTTCACCCTGGAGAAGCTGACGGACGACTTCCTGGCGGTCGTGGACGCGGTCAGCCCCGGCCGGCCGGTGCACCTGGTGGGACACGACTGGGGCTCGGTGCAGTCCTGGGAATTCGTGACCGTGCCGCGCACCGAGGGCAGGATCGCGTCCTTCACCTCGATGTCGGGGCCGTCCCTCGACCATTTCGGTCACTGGATCAACAAGCGTCTGACCAGGCCGACTCCGCGCCGGGTCGGCCAACTCCTCGGCCAGGGCGCCAAGTCCTGGTACGTGTACCTGCTGCACGCCCCCGCCCTGCCCGAACTCGCCTGGCGCGGCCCGCTCGGCAAACGCTGGCCGGGCATCCTGCGACGGATCGAGAAGATGCCCGGCGACGACTACCCGACGGCGTCGCTGCCCTCGGACGCGGCACACGGCGCCTGGCTGTACCGGGACAACATCCGGAGCCGACTGCGCCGTCCACGCCCCGACGCGTACGCGTACGCGCACGCGCCCGTGCAGCTCATCACGCCCCTGGGGGACAGGTTCCTGTCGGAGCGTCTGTACGACGAACTGGAGGAGTGGGTCCCGTGGTTGACCCGGCACACGCTTCCGGCCGGGCACTGGATCCCGCGCACCCGCCCCGACCTGCTCGCCTCCTGGATCGACGACTTCGTCACGTCGGTGGAGAAGGAGCGGGAGGACGCGGCAGGCGGGGAGGCCCGGGAGTACGACGGCGGGCCGGTGCGCAAGGGCGCCGCGGATCGGTACGCCGAGCGCTTCGGCGGGCAGCTGGTGCTGGTCACCGGTGCGGGCAGCGGCATCGGGCGGGCCACGGCGTTCGCGTTCGCCGAGGCGGGCGCGCGCGTGATCGCCGTCGACCGGGACGCGGAGAGCGCGGCCCGCACCGCCGAGATGTCCCGTCTGATCGGCGCGCCCGAGGCCTGGGCGGAGGCGGTGGACGTCTCCGACGAGCAGGCGATGGAAAAGCTCGCGGCGAAGGTCCACACCGACTACGGCGTGGTGGACGTGCTGGTGAACAACGCGGGCATAGGCCTGTCGGGTTCCTTCTTCGACACGACGTCCGAGGACTGGCGCAGGGTTCTGGACGTCAACCTGTGGGGTGTGATCCACGGTTGCCGTCTCTTCGGCCGGCGGATGGCCGAGCGCGGCCAGGGCGGCCACATCGTCAACACCGCCTCGGCGGCCGCTTATCTGCCCTCCAAGGTGCTGCCCGCCTACAGCACCTCCAAGGCGGCGGTCCTGATGCTGAGCGAGTGCCTGCGCGCCGAACTCGCCGGCCAGGGCATCGGCGTCTCGGCGATCTGTCCCGGTCTGGTGAACACCGGCATCACCTCGACGGCGACGTTCGTGGGGGTGGACGCGGAGGAGGAACGGCGCCGTCAGAAGCGCTCCGCGCGCGCGTACGGGCTGCGCAACTACCCGCCGGAGAAGGTGGCGGACGCGATCCTGCGCGCGGTCGCGCTCAACGAGGCGGTGGTTCCGGTCACTCCGGAGGCGAAGGCCTCGTATGCCCTCTCCCGGTTCCTGCCCAAGGCGTTGAGGGCGCTGGCGCGGGTGGGACCGCCGCTGTGA
- a CDS encoding HAD hydrolase family protein, producing MTSATRQPETPAAALPPRLIATDLDGTLLRDDKSVSPRTVAALAAAEEAGIEVFFVTGRPARWMDVVSDHVHGHGLAICGNGAAVVDLHGGPGTHRFVKVRELARENALDAVRLLRDAAPGTMYAIEQTYGFYQEPEYPKMHMEIPDTLAPAEQLLAPDAPGAGEPVLKILAFHPTIDPDAFLSLARLAIGDRADVTRSSPSALLEISGPGVSKASTLALCCAERGISHEEVVAFGDMPNDVEMLTWAGRSYAMSNAHPDVLKAASGRTVANNEDGVAVVIEQLLSERV from the coding sequence GTGACCTCAGCGACTCGACAGCCCGAGACCCCGGCCGCCGCCCTCCCGCCGCGGCTGATCGCCACCGATCTCGACGGCACTCTGCTGCGCGACGACAAGTCGGTGTCCCCGCGCACGGTCGCCGCGCTCGCCGCCGCCGAGGAGGCGGGCATCGAGGTCTTCTTCGTCACCGGCCGCCCGGCCCGCTGGATGGACGTGGTCAGCGACCACGTCCACGGGCACGGCCTGGCGATCTGCGGCAACGGTGCCGCCGTCGTCGACCTGCACGGCGGCCCCGGCACCCACCGGTTCGTGAAGGTGCGCGAGCTGGCACGGGAGAACGCGCTGGACGCCGTACGGCTGCTGCGCGACGCGGCGCCCGGGACCATGTACGCCATCGAGCAGACGTACGGCTTCTACCAGGAGCCGGAGTATCCCAAGATGCACATGGAGATCCCCGACACCCTCGCGCCGGCCGAGCAACTGCTGGCGCCGGACGCGCCTGGGGCCGGCGAGCCGGTGCTGAAGATCCTCGCGTTCCACCCCACGATCGACCCCGACGCCTTCCTCAGCCTCGCCCGGCTGGCCATCGGCGACCGCGCCGACGTCACCCGCTCCAGCCCCAGCGCCCTGCTGGAGATCAGTGGTCCCGGCGTCTCCAAGGCCAGCACGCTCGCCCTGTGCTGTGCGGAGCGCGGCATCTCCCACGAGGAGGTCGTCGCGTTCGGGGACATGCCGAACGACGTCGAGATGCTCACTTGGGCCGGCCGGTCCTACGCCATGAGCAACGCGCACCCGGACGTGCTCAAGGCGGCCTCCGGGCGGACGGTCGCCAACAACGAGGACGGAGTCGCCGTCGTCATCGAGCAACTCCTCTCCGAGCGGGTGTGA
- a CDS encoding ABC transporter ATP-binding protein, producing the protein MTTLSIDHVSRWFGNVVAVNDITMNIGPGVTGLLGPNGAGKSTLINMMGGFLAPSTGTVTLDGQPVWRNEAIYKHIGIVPEREAMYDFLTGREFVVANAELHGLGAKAAQKALATVEMEYAQDRKIATYSKGMRQRVKMASALVHEPSLLLLDEPFNGMDPRQRMQLMDLLRRMGDEGRTVLFSSHILEEVEQLAWHIEVVVAGRHAASGDFRKIRRLMTDRPHRYLVRSSDDRALAAALIADPSTAGIEVDLAEGALRVQAVDFGRFTALLPRVARDHGIRLLTVSPSDESLESVFSYLVAA; encoded by the coding sequence GTGACCACGCTCAGCATCGACCACGTCTCCCGCTGGTTCGGCAACGTGGTCGCCGTCAACGACATCACCATGAACATCGGCCCCGGTGTCACCGGCCTGCTCGGCCCCAACGGCGCCGGAAAGTCCACCCTCATCAACATGATGGGCGGCTTCCTGGCCCCCTCCACCGGCACGGTCACCCTCGACGGACAACCGGTCTGGCGCAACGAGGCGATCTACAAGCACATCGGCATCGTCCCCGAGCGCGAGGCGATGTACGACTTCCTCACCGGCCGCGAATTCGTCGTCGCCAACGCCGAGTTGCACGGCCTCGGCGCGAAGGCCGCCCAGAAGGCACTGGCCACGGTCGAGATGGAGTACGCGCAGGACCGCAAGATCGCCACGTACTCCAAGGGCATGCGCCAGCGCGTGAAGATGGCTTCGGCGCTGGTCCACGAGCCCTCGCTCCTCCTGCTCGACGAGCCCTTCAACGGCATGGACCCGCGCCAGCGCATGCAGCTCATGGACCTGCTGCGACGCATGGGCGACGAGGGCCGCACGGTGCTGTTCTCGTCGCACATCCTCGAAGAGGTCGAGCAACTCGCCTGGCACATCGAGGTCGTCGTCGCCGGCAGGCACGCCGCCAGCGGCGACTTCCGCAAGATCCGCCGCCTCATGACCGACCGCCCGCACCGCTACCTGGTGCGTTCCAGCGACGACCGGGCGCTCGCGGCCGCGCTGATCGCCGACCCGTCGACGGCCGGCATCGAAGTCGACCTCGCCGAGGGCGCGTTGCGCGTCCAGGCCGTCGACTTCGGCCGCTTCACGGCCTTGTTGCCGAGGGTCGCCCGCGACCACGGCATCCGGCTGCTCACGGTCTCGCCGTCCGACGAGTCCCTCGAGTCCGTCTTCTCGTATCTCGTCGCGGCGTAG